In Agromyces sp. G08B096, a genomic segment contains:
- a CDS encoding HAD family hydrolase: protein MVSRTGSRVREPSPVVLFDLDDTLMAHREAVESGILLHAGELGYIPDPDAAAMQRLWYELEERHYHAYLAGELSFEGQRRARARDFAAAHGVDLDDDAAGAWFATYFERYRESWSLHDDALPTLDALERELPGVRFGIITNGELEFQTAKLVRLELPGRFSHVVASGAVGVTKPDAAIFRHAIERFAADAPVGAAAYVGDRLRTDAIGAAHAGLLGVWLNRRGVTPTADEAADAEASGVVEITRLAELPALLADRW from the coding sequence GTGGTCAGCCGCACCGGCTCGCGGGTGCGCGAGCCGTCACCCGTCGTCCTGTTCGACCTCGACGACACGCTCATGGCGCATCGAGAGGCGGTCGAGTCGGGCATACTCCTTCACGCCGGCGAGCTCGGGTACATCCCCGACCCCGACGCCGCGGCCATGCAGCGCCTCTGGTACGAGCTCGAGGAACGGCACTACCACGCCTACCTCGCGGGCGAGCTGAGCTTCGAGGGCCAGCGGAGGGCTCGCGCGCGCGACTTCGCGGCGGCGCACGGCGTCGACCTCGACGACGACGCGGCCGGAGCCTGGTTCGCGACGTACTTCGAGCGCTATCGCGAATCGTGGTCGCTTCACGACGATGCGCTGCCCACCCTCGACGCGCTCGAGCGCGAGCTCCCGGGCGTGCGCTTCGGCATCATCACGAACGGCGAACTCGAGTTCCAGACGGCGAAGCTCGTGCGGCTCGAACTCCCCGGGCGGTTCTCCCATGTGGTCGCCTCCGGCGCGGTCGGCGTCACGAAGCCCGACGCCGCGATCTTCCGTCACGCGATCGAACGCTTCGCCGCCGACGCCCCGGTCGGCGCGGCCGCGTACGTCGGCGACCGGCTCCGCACCGACGCGATCGGCGCGGCGCATGCCGGGCTGCTCGGCGTCTGGCTGAACCGCCGCGGCGTCACCCCGACGGCCGACGAGGCCGCCGACGCCGAGGCATCCGGCGTGGTGGAGATCACGCGACTCGCCGAACTGCCCGCGCTGCTGGCCGACCGCTGGTGA